From Azospirillum sp. TSA2s, a single genomic window includes:
- a CDS encoding IS630 family transposase, whose amino-acid sequence MAQTVNVIVRAEDRARLAALLGDRNRPLKHIQRVNIIVLSAERLPVQEVARRAGVSRPAVWRWQVRYAEQGIDGLLRDKTRKPGRARLPTATVAKVLALTCSEPPGAVTHWTGRAVAKAVGISLRAVQRIWEANRLQPHRLRTFKRSNDPAFAAKVEDIVGLYMDPPCHAVVLSIDEKSQIQALDRTQPGLPLKPGKCGTMTHDYKRNGTTTLFAALNTLDGTVVGRCLPKHTHKEFIKFLNSVERVVPAGKVIHAIVDNYATHKHPKVLEWLADHPRWVFHFTPTSASWINAVEGFFSIITRRSIRRGVFKSVADLQDAIARYIREHNRESKPFVWTKPADTILDKLSRLPEPFV is encoded by the coding sequence ATGGCCCAGACCGTCAATGTCATCGTTAGAGCAGAGGATCGCGCGCGCTTGGCCGCACTCCTCGGCGACCGCAACCGCCCGCTCAAGCATATCCAGCGGGTGAACATCATCGTGCTCTCGGCCGAACGGTTGCCCGTGCAGGAGGTGGCACGCCGGGCCGGTGTCAGCCGCCCAGCGGTGTGGCGGTGGCAAGTGCGCTACGCCGAGCAAGGCATCGACGGGCTGTTGCGCGATAAGACGCGCAAGCCCGGCCGGGCGCGGCTGCCGACCGCCACCGTGGCCAAGGTGCTGGCGCTGACCTGCTCGGAACCACCCGGCGCGGTGACTCACTGGACCGGCCGGGCGGTGGCCAAAGCCGTTGGCATCAGCCTGCGCGCGGTGCAGCGCATCTGGGAAGCCAACCGGCTTCAGCCGCATCGCCTGCGCACCTTCAAGCGCTCCAACGATCCGGCGTTCGCCGCCAAGGTGGAGGACATCGTCGGCCTCTATATGGACCCGCCCTGCCACGCAGTGGTGCTGTCCATCGACGAGAAGAGCCAGATCCAGGCGCTCGATCGCACCCAGCCGGGTTTGCCGCTGAAGCCCGGCAAATGCGGGACGATGACGCACGATTACAAGCGCAACGGCACCACCACGCTGTTCGCCGCGCTGAACACCCTGGACGGCACCGTGGTCGGCCGCTGTCTGCCCAAGCACACCCACAAGGAGTTCATCAAGTTCCTGAACTCCGTCGAGCGCGTGGTGCCGGCCGGCAAGGTGATCCACGCCATCGTCGACAACTACGCCACCCATAAGCATCCAAAGGTGCTGGAATGGTTGGCCGATCACCCGCGATGGGTCTTCCATTTCACGCCCACCTCGGCCTCGTGGATCAATGCGGTCGAGGGCTTCTTCTCCATCATCACTCGCCGGAGCATCCGGCGCGGCGTCTTCAAGTCCGTGGCCGACCTCCAGGACGCCATCGCCCGCTACATCCGCGAGCACAACAGGGAATCCAAGCCCTTCGTCTGGACCAAGCCGGCCGACACCATCCTCGATAAACTCAGCCGCTTGCCTGAACCTTTTGTATGA
- a CDS encoding IS110 family transposase, whose translation MEQNTGVFVAMDTHKETIAVAVAELGRSGEVRFWGEIPNRADTVRRLVGKLASKYGRLSVCYEAGPCGYELHRQISDLGHECVVVAPSLIPVRSGDHVKTDRRDALTLARLHRAGELTAVWVPDAAHEAMRDLVRARTAAMEMVRRARQQLQSFLLRHNRTFTGRCPWTGAHRRWLATQRFEHPAQQIVLQELIDTVTDAETRRDRLNGQIEELAQSWTLRPLVEALQAMRGVAFLSAVVLATEIGDFRRFASPRQLMAYLGLVPSEHSSGRKVQREGITKAGNTRARRVLIEGAWSYRWPARVTNEIRARLEGLPKAVQGIAWKAQTRLCARFRRLTATGKNHNVVVTAIAREMAAFAWAIAREVEPVQAP comes from the coding sequence ATGGAGCAGAATACCGGGGTGTTTGTCGCCATGGACACGCACAAAGAGACGATCGCCGTCGCAGTCGCCGAACTTGGCCGCTCGGGTGAGGTGCGCTTTTGGGGCGAGATCCCCAACCGGGCAGATACAGTGCGTCGGCTGGTCGGAAAACTGGCCAGCAAGTACGGCCGGCTGAGTGTGTGCTACGAGGCTGGGCCGTGCGGCTATGAACTGCACCGGCAGATCAGTGATCTTGGCCATGAGTGCGTGGTGGTTGCGCCTTCACTCATTCCAGTACGCAGTGGCGATCACGTTAAGACCGACCGGCGCGATGCCTTGACCCTGGCGCGGCTGCACCGTGCCGGCGAACTCACTGCGGTCTGGGTGCCCGACGCGGCTCATGAAGCCATGCGCGACCTGGTCCGGGCGCGAACCGCGGCAATGGAGATGGTGCGCCGAGCCCGTCAGCAGTTGCAGAGTTTCCTGCTGCGCCATAACCGAACCTTCACCGGACGCTGCCCATGGACGGGAGCGCATCGCCGGTGGCTGGCCACCCAGCGCTTTGAGCACCCGGCCCAGCAGATTGTACTCCAGGAATTGATTGACACCGTAACGGACGCCGAGACACGGCGAGATCGGCTGAACGGGCAAATCGAGGAGCTCGCCCAGTCCTGGACATTGCGACCACTGGTCGAGGCTCTGCAGGCGATGCGCGGCGTTGCATTCCTGTCGGCTGTGGTGCTGGCAACAGAGATCGGCGACTTCCGCCGCTTTGCCAGTCCCCGTCAGCTCATGGCGTATCTTGGTTTGGTGCCGTCGGAGCATTCCAGCGGCCGCAAGGTGCAGCGTGAGGGCATCACCAAGGCCGGCAATACACGAGCTCGCAGGGTGTTGATTGAAGGGGCGTGGAGCTACCGCTGGCCGGCGCGGGTTACCAACGAGATCCGCGCCCGTTTGGAAGGCTTGCCGAAGGCGGTGCAGGGTATCGCTTGGAAGGCTCAGACACGGCTGTGCGCACGGTTCCGGCGGCTTACGGCCACGGGAAAGAACCACAACGTGGTGGTCACGGCGATCGCGCGCGAGATGGCCGCTTTCGCCTGGGCGATTGCCCGCGAAGTGGAGCCGGTCCAGGCCCCTTAA
- a CDS encoding GIY-YIG nuclease family protein produces MGQLTNEQRRFLLDQKIPLSMVFDATGMKRSEYKEAMKSLNKHFAFGVSPCEKGGHTLRSRAGNCIQCDTANIAFQKRSYKDGHVYLAGSPSKKTLKVGVTSDMEPRIKILNHYRYGDANDWEYLISAKTEKAGDVEFSIHAALVDYSVEGHYYREGKKTQCYELFSCGYVTARSAMVDIMTEKSFKVHSPESRSLKVYW; encoded by the coding sequence ATGGGTCAGTTAACTAATGAGCAAAGACGCTTCCTTCTAGATCAAAAAATACCGCTGAGCATGGTATTCGATGCAACAGGAATGAAGCGCTCTGAATACAAGGAGGCAATGAAATCTCTCAACAAGCATTTTGCATTTGGTGTATCCCCATGTGAAAAGGGCGGACATACTTTAAGATCCCGTGCCGGGAATTGCATCCAGTGCGACACAGCGAATATCGCGTTTCAAAAAAGAAGCTATAAAGACGGCCATGTTTATCTCGCAGGCTCTCCCTCAAAGAAAACACTGAAAGTAGGCGTTACTTCTGACATGGAGCCAAGGATAAAAATACTAAACCACTATAGATATGGCGACGCGAATGATTGGGAATACCTAATTTCAGCCAAAACTGAAAAAGCTGGTGATGTTGAATTCAGTATACATGCTGCATTGGTAGATTATTCAGTTGAAGGACATTATTATAGAGAAGGGAAAAAGACACAGTGTTATGAGCTATTTAGTTGCGGATATGTAACTGCGCGTTCGGCTATGGTGGATATTATGACAGAAAAATCCTTTAAGGTTCATTCTCCAGAGAGTCGTTCATTAAAAGTTTACTGGTAA
- a CDS encoding recombinase family protein translates to MLIGYARTSTLDQKAGIEAQARDLQAAGCERLFQEQVSSVDVANREQLAIALDFIREGDALVVTKLDRLARSVAHLMTILDALKAKGASLRILNMGIDTSTPTGKLMLTVLSGVAEFERDIMLERQREGIAKAKAEGKYKGRKPTAQAKAEDVMALKAQGVGASEIAKRLGIGRASVYRILESA, encoded by the coding sequence ATGTTGATCGGCTACGCTCGCACCAGCACCCTTGATCAGAAAGCCGGCATTGAGGCACAGGCCCGCGACCTTCAGGCGGCAGGGTGCGAGAGGCTGTTTCAGGAACAGGTGTCCTCTGTGGACGTGGCGAACCGGGAACAGCTTGCCATCGCCCTCGACTTCATCCGCGAAGGGGATGCCCTCGTAGTGACGAAGCTCGACCGCTTGGCCCGCTCCGTCGCCCACCTGATGACGATCCTCGACGCCCTGAAGGCCAAGGGCGCTTCCCTGCGCATCCTGAACATGGGCATCGACACCAGCACCCCCACGGGCAAGCTGATGCTGACCGTCCTTAGCGGCGTGGCAGAGTTTGAGCGGGACATCATGCTTGAACGCCAGCGGGAGGGTATCGCTAAGGCCAAGGCTGAGGGGAAGTATAAGGGCAGGAAGCCCACGGCACAGGCTAAGGCCGAAGACGTAATGGCTTTGAAGGCGCAGGGCGTGGGGGCCAGTGAGATAGCCAAGCGACTCGGGATCGGCCGTGCCAGCGTCTACCGCATCCTTGAAAGCGCGTAG
- a CDS encoding ATP-dependent endonuclease: MAAAKIKDADAVDQIEVGKMRKLTVQNFRAIGATPVTIDLDTIVVLVGPNNAGKSSILRAYEVAMSEGSSAGKLTLDEFPNGNIDPKNLPIIEIETEVVGDPPAKKWVTEIDGRKVVRERWVWETPGPGKRQGWNTELPDGGGWDDKNVPWGAANVANSRRPQPHAVKAFDSPEDQAKQINSIVLALIEERALSIETSDGSGESEFRQLSQRLREFQERVVSHARVDIEEFENKLTEMVAGIFAEHVVTFEPVPAATEKIKLFSSNRLLVGRKDGYRSPLELQGSGARRTLLWSVLRIVSENGEKAQARPHLLLIDEPELCLHPNAVREACRVLYDLAENAGWQVMVTTHHPAFIDLGRDNKTIVRVERNAAGTISGTTLFKPATANLSVSDRENLQLLNIYDPYVGEMFFGGNIIVVEGDTEYSALRHVASELIKLGDASPIPCELLKNMHVVKARGKFTIVSLCKILNHFGTRYSVLHDADTPTITIVKDGESKEQKNSAWTANTDIMTEVNAAPDPTRIRLIASVPNFESAYLDYEAKKDKPYTAVKRIAADKDAWAKVEMLLHCLLNHDEPLPTGAQPTHHMLALHEANAMDFML; the protein is encoded by the coding sequence ATGGCCGCAGCTAAGATTAAAGATGCCGACGCAGTAGATCAGATCGAAGTTGGAAAGATGCGGAAGCTGACTGTACAGAACTTCCGCGCAATCGGCGCAACGCCAGTCACCATTGATCTTGATACCATTGTAGTTCTTGTCGGGCCTAATAACGCAGGGAAAAGCTCTATACTTCGAGCTTATGAAGTAGCCATGTCCGAGGGGTCAAGCGCCGGCAAGCTTACGCTTGATGAGTTTCCGAATGGCAATATCGATCCAAAGAACCTGCCAATCATTGAGATTGAAACGGAAGTTGTTGGTGATCCACCAGCCAAAAAGTGGGTGACCGAGATTGACGGCAGGAAGGTGGTCCGCGAACGGTGGGTTTGGGAGACACCTGGGCCGGGTAAGCGGCAAGGGTGGAACACGGAGTTGCCGGATGGCGGTGGCTGGGACGATAAAAACGTCCCCTGGGGCGCCGCCAATGTTGCTAACTCACGTCGGCCACAGCCCCACGCAGTCAAAGCATTTGATTCACCCGAAGATCAAGCAAAGCAGATTAACAGTATCGTGCTCGCGTTGATCGAAGAAAGGGCACTAAGCATCGAAACAAGCGACGGAAGCGGCGAGAGTGAGTTTAGGCAGTTATCGCAGAGGCTCCGGGAATTTCAAGAGCGGGTCGTTTCACATGCACGCGTGGATATCGAAGAATTCGAAAATAAACTGACGGAGATGGTTGCGGGCATCTTTGCTGAACATGTAGTCACGTTTGAACCTGTACCGGCCGCAACAGAGAAAATAAAACTGTTTTCTAGCAACCGCCTTTTGGTAGGACGGAAAGACGGATACAGAAGCCCGTTGGAATTGCAGGGCAGTGGGGCCAGAAGAACGTTGCTGTGGTCTGTTCTGCGTATTGTCTCCGAAAACGGGGAGAAGGCACAGGCGCGTCCCCACCTTTTGCTCATAGACGAGCCGGAACTCTGTCTGCACCCGAATGCAGTTAGAGAGGCTTGCCGTGTCCTCTATGACCTCGCTGAGAATGCCGGTTGGCAGGTGATGGTCACGACGCACCATCCTGCATTTATCGACCTTGGGCGCGATAACAAGACCATTGTCAGGGTAGAGCGAAATGCAGCGGGGACGATTTCGGGCACGACCCTATTTAAACCGGCAACTGCAAATCTGAGTGTTTCGGATCGTGAGAACCTCCAACTATTGAACATCTATGATCCCTATGTAGGGGAGATGTTCTTTGGCGGCAATATTATCGTTGTCGAGGGCGATACAGAATATTCAGCGCTCCGCCATGTGGCATCAGAGCTAATTAAGCTTGGCGACGCAAGTCCGATACCTTGTGAACTCTTAAAGAATATGCACGTCGTGAAAGCAAGGGGTAAGTTCACGATTGTTTCGCTGTGTAAGATACTAAACCATTTTGGCACGAGGTATAGTGTTCTCCATGACGCGGATACTCCAACAATCACGATTGTCAAAGACGGCGAGAGCAAGGAACAGAAAAACTCAGCGTGGACCGCAAACACTGACATTATGACGGAGGTGAATGCCGCTCCTGACCCAACAAGAATTAGACTGATTGCCTCCGTCCCAAATTTTGAATCAGCCTATCTTGATTACGAGGCAAAAAAAGATAAGCCATATACTGCGGTGAAACGCATAGCTGCGGACAAAGACGCGTGGGCAAAAGTCGAAATGCTTCTCCACTGCCTTCTGAATCATGACGAGCCCCTTCCTACAGGGGCGCAGCCCACGCACCACATGCTCGCGCTCCACGAGGCGAACGCTATGGATTTCATGCTGTGA
- a CDS encoding phage antirepressor KilAC domain-containing protein: MPNERYQRRGYFEVKTTTVNDRVQYQTLWTPKGVQWAAKQWGAAKPTASAM, from the coding sequence ATGCCTAATGAGCGCTACCAGCGGCGCGGCTACTTTGAGGTGAAGACCACAACGGTAAATGACCGGGTGCAGTACCAGACTCTCTGGACGCCCAAAGGGGTTCAATGGGCTGCGAAGCAATGGGGAGCGGCGAAGCCAACAGCATCGGCGATGTAA
- the istA gene encoding IS21 family transposase: MTGARITDRQVRRYMDERRQGRGQATAAVKAGFSERTARRIDANPMLPSQRPGERTWRTREDPFAGVWEEELVPVLRSAPHIRATTLLEELQRRHPGDYPDSMLRSLQRRVALWRATEGPEQDLIFRQDHPPGHQALSDFTETASLGITIDGAPFDHLLYHFWLAYSGWESVKLVQGGESFTALTEGLQEALWQLGGVPHTHRTDRLSAAYRNLTAEDDEAAGYAAFCRHYGMTPTRNNAGVAHENGSVEASHGHLKAALRDALDLRGSRDFPDIPAYQAFLQDTIARKNARRRKALEVELPELKPLPRHRTTDFSTTTVTVTRSGTISVRKVLYTVPSRLVGCRLKVHLYDDRLLCWLGTTQVLTLTRKHAKGKQRDRVVDYRHLATSLVRKPQAFRRSVFRDELFPRPAFRRAWEVLDERLDDRRACRVYVGLLHLAATGACEAALAEHLDAVLDRGDLPDLEIARTAVAPPQPAAVPLITVAPPDLAGYDSLLRPAPSTADPEPA, from the coding sequence ATGACGGGAGCGCGGATCACCGACCGACAGGTCAGGCGGTACATGGACGAGCGCAGGCAAGGACGCGGTCAAGCGACAGCGGCGGTAAAGGCCGGGTTCAGTGAGCGGACGGCCCGGCGGATCGACGCCAACCCGATGCTGCCGAGCCAACGGCCGGGGGAACGGACCTGGCGCACCCGCGAGGATCCGTTCGCCGGGGTCTGGGAGGAGGAGTTGGTGCCGGTCCTGCGCTCGGCTCCGCACATCCGGGCGACCACGCTGTTGGAGGAACTCCAGCGCCGCCATCCCGGCGACTATCCCGACAGCATGCTGCGCTCGCTCCAGCGCCGGGTCGCGCTGTGGCGAGCCACGGAAGGCCCCGAGCAGGATTTGATCTTCCGCCAGGACCATCCCCCGGGGCATCAGGCCCTGTCCGACTTTACCGAGACCGCCAGCCTCGGTATCACCATCGACGGCGCTCCCTTCGACCATCTCCTCTACCATTTCTGGCTGGCCTACAGCGGCTGGGAGTCGGTCAAGCTCGTCCAGGGTGGCGAGAGCTTTACCGCGCTGACCGAAGGGCTTCAGGAAGCGCTGTGGCAACTCGGCGGCGTTCCTCACACCCATCGCACCGACCGCCTGTCCGCCGCCTACCGCAACCTGACGGCCGAGGACGACGAAGCCGCCGGATACGCTGCCTTCTGCCGCCACTACGGCATGACCCCGACCCGCAACAACGCCGGCGTCGCTCATGAGAACGGCAGCGTCGAAGCCTCCCATGGACATCTGAAGGCAGCCCTGCGCGACGCCCTCGATCTGCGGGGATCGCGCGATTTCCCGGACATCCCCGCCTACCAAGCCTTCCTGCAGGACACCATCGCCCGCAAGAACGCCCGCCGCCGAAAGGCACTGGAGGTGGAATTGCCGGAGCTCAAGCCGCTGCCCCGCCACCGCACCACCGATTTCTCCACCACCACCGTCACCGTGACCCGCAGCGGCACCATTTCCGTACGCAAGGTGCTCTACACCGTCCCGTCCCGCCTCGTGGGCTGCCGGCTCAAGGTGCACCTCTACGATGACCGGCTTCTTTGCTGGCTAGGCACGACCCAGGTGCTGACGCTCACCCGCAAGCATGCCAAAGGCAAGCAGCGTGATCGGGTCGTGGATTACCGTCACCTCGCCACGTCCCTGGTGCGCAAGCCGCAGGCATTCCGCCGCTCCGTCTTCCGCGACGAACTCTTTCCCCGCCCAGCCTTCCGCCGAGCCTGGGAGGTGCTGGACGAACGTCTCGACGATCGCAGAGCCTGTCGCGTCTACGTCGGCTTGCTGCATCTGGCTGCTACCGGCGCCTGCGAGGCCGCCCTGGCCGAGCATCTCGACGCCGTGCTCGACCGCGGCGACCTGCCCGATCTCGAGATTGCCCGGACGGCCGTGGCGCCGCCGCAACCTGCCGCCGTGCCGCTGATCACCGTGGCGCCAC